In a single window of the Drosophila subpulchrella strain 33 F10 #4 breed RU33 chromosome X, RU_Dsub_v1.1 Primary Assembly, whole genome shotgun sequence genome:
- the LOC119556332 gene encoding mitochondrial ribonuclease P catalytic subunit: MYNLRLLRRILPSAGQPHPRWMASQHKRRPQPGSLPPDRLEQLRSDLLERRQELSAAEWTEVRQSLVDGYKHINGHNVDAVILGVCSGPRQLPLAKNYVEFLRSRGSQPNAATLGRLLRVYNAAYHERPLSEAEQAEILLICRTLQAEHETLDASSCEHIIHGLVATEGDNWHGALPLLEMMKVTTSAPSVAAYSALAEKAFSVETEQALEMAWRLLEEMATARKLPKCEVYLSLLNRLANETSQLPAQLNRLLDFLERHEILVSQRVAERMQELAQQVPQLLEASATSLGPLGKCQSCQQHLQPVAISDEQFRRLSECFLERVLIRRDVFQSSTPEEVARFKKYVAKTAPYDCVIDGLNVAYSTGTKKSPQQLAKLVATVVRHFRDQDKRVLVLGREHMRNWSKQAMHYVQSNASLFLTSNLSHDDPFLLYATLRSGQDTDFFSRDLMRSHAFHLGPELKPIFRRWQQEHQFSLVTQTQTGRIIVKEPIRHRLNAHEVSGTWHVPYCEAYTQHPTESFEVPANWLCLKLKEPKETHQTQDRR, encoded by the exons ATGTACAATTTACGACTGCTGCGGCGAATCCTCCCCAGCGCCGGCCAACCACACCCACGCTGGATGGCCAGCCAGCACAAGCGGCGCCCCCAGCCGGGCAGCCTGCCACCGGATCGGCTGGAGCAGCTGCGCAGCGATCTCCTCGAGCGTCGCCAGGAGCTGAGCGCCGCGGAGTGGACGGAGGTGCGCCAGTCGCTGGTGGACGGCTACAAGCACATCAACGGGCACAATGTGGACGCAGTGATCCTTGGCGTCTGCAGTGGCCCACGACAACTGCCGCTGGCCAAGAACTATGTGGAGTTCCTCCGCAGTCGGGGCTCCCAGCCAAATGCAGCCACCCTGGGTCGCCTGCTGAGGGTTTACAATGCCGCCTACCACGAACGACCGCTCAGCGAGGCGGAGCAGGCCGAGATCTTGCTGATCTGCAGGACCCTGCAGGCGGAGCACGAAACCCTGGACGCCAGCAGCTGCGAGCACATAATCCACGGACTGGTGGCCACAGAGGGCGACAATTGGCACGGAGCCCTACCGCTTCTCGAGATGATGAAGGTCACCACCAGTGCGCCCAGCGTGGCCGCCTACTCTGCGCTGGCGGAGAAGGCTTTTAGTGTGGAAACGGAGCAGGCGCTGGAGATGGCCTGGCGCCTGCTGGAGGAAATGGCCACGGCCCGCAAGCTACCCAAATGTGAGGTCTACCTGTCGCTGCTCAATCGCCTGGCCAACGAAACTAGCCAGCTACCTGCCCAGCTTAATCGTCTCTTGGACTTCCTTGAGCGCCATGAGATTCTAGTCAGCCAGCGGGTGGCAGAGCGCATGCAGGAGCTGGCCCAGCAGGTGCCGCAGCTCCTCGAGGCCAGTGCCACCAGTCTGGGACCGCTGGGCAAGTGCCAGTCCTGCCAGCAGCACCTCCAGCCGGTGGCCATCAGCGATGAACAGTTCAGGCGGCTCAGCGAATGTTTCCTGGAGCGCGTGCTCATACGACGCGATGTCTTCCAGTCATCCACGCCCGAGGAGGTGGCCAGGTTCAAGAAGTACGTGGCCAAGACAGCTCCCTACGACTGTGTGATTGATGGCCTCAATGTGGCCTACTCCACGGGCACCAAAAAGTCACCCCAGCAGCTGGCCAAGCTGGTGGCCACTGTGGTGCGGCACTTTCGGGATCAGGACAAGCGTGTCCTGGTCCTGGGACGCGAGCACATGCGCAACTGGTCCAAGCAGGCCATGCACTATGTCCAGAGCAACGCCAGCCTCTTCCTCACCAGCAATCT GTCGCACGACGATCCCTTTCTGCTGTATGCCACGTTGCGCAGCGGCCAGGACACGGACTTCTTCTCCCGCGACCTGATGCGCAGCCACGCCTTCCACCTGGGGCCCGAGCTAAAACCCATCTTCCGACGCTGGCAGCAGGAGCACCAGTTCTCGCTGGTCACCCAGACGCAGACGGGTCGGATTATAGTCAAGGAGCCCATCCGCCATCGACTGAATGCCCACGAAGTGTCGGGCACCTGGCATGTGCCCTACTGCGAGGCGTACACCCAGCATCCCACGGAGAGCTTCGAGGTGCCCGCCAATTGGCTGTGCCTCAAGCTAAAGGAGCCAAAGGAAACCCATCAAACCCAGGACAGACGGTGA
- the LOC119556333 gene encoding uncharacterized protein LOC119556333: MASSNVSDWDEPLPTSTDSLPEEEDPDVCAEENVKKRQEENLAKLQSYVRRMAYQPAMPPKVKPYDVALSKPKMHTLIDNYEQFKDVYDPKLRAKRIKRMLGKYNAITTEQLEEILKSNKTKERKKEDFLKRKQELYYNMLTKLERQCRTQYLNVLIKKFAKFIAHLATTMRIPPQLVDPYARMQRGIFCNILLAIGVQPTSQSAIYYTSQDAIEYDVCHRLAHALLSLIIKALDSAATRDPNELAKPADMDFEMDNHIKRRLMCAAEKKLMYERRRKKPQPQGLGAFEKCTRYDCD; this comes from the exons ATGGCCAGCTCCAATGTCTCGGACTGGGATGAGCCACTGCCCACGTCGACGGACTCGCTGCCCGAGGAGGAGGATCCGGATGTGTGCGCCGAGGAGAACGTGAAGAAGCGGCAGGAGGAGAACCTGGCCAAGCTGCAGTCCTATGTGCGCCGCATGGCCTACCAGCCGGCCATGCCGCCCAAGGTGAAGCCCTACGATGTGGCCCTGTCCAAGCCAAAGATGCACACGCTCATCGACAACTACGAGCAGTTTAAGGACGTCTACGATCCCAAGCTGCGGGCCAAGCGCATCAAGCGAATGCTGGGCAAATACAATGCCATCACCACCGA GCAACTGGAGGAGATCCTCAAGAGCAACAAGACCAAGGAGCGTAAGAAGGAGGACTTCCTGAAGCGCAAGCAGGAACTGTACTACAATATGCTGACCAAGCTGGAGCGCCAGTGCCGCACCCAGTACCTGAACGTGCTCATCAAGAAGTTCGCCAAGTTCATCGCCCATCTGGCCACCACGATGCGGATTCCGCCGCAGCTGGTCGATCCATATGCGCGCATGCAGCGCGGCATATTCTGCAACATTCTGCTGGCCATCGGTGTGCAGCCCACCTCGCAGTCGGCCATCTATTACACCAGCCAGGATGCCATCGAGTACGATGTGTGCCATCGCCTGGCGCACGCTCTGCTCAGCCTGATCATCAAGGCCCTGGACTCGGCCGCCACACGGGATCCCAACGAGCTGGCCAAGCCGGCGGACATGGACTTCGAGATGGACAACCACATCAAGCGGCGGCTCATGTGCGCCGCCGAAAAGAAGCTGATGTACGAGCGCCGCCGCAAGAAGCCCCAGCCACAGGGCCTTGGAGCCTTCGAGAAGTGCACCCGCTATGATTGCGACTAG